The following proteins are encoded in a genomic region of Streptococcus sp. 29892:
- a CDS encoding NAD(P)/FAD-dependent oxidoreductase — MNTVDTIIIGAGPAGMMAAISSSFYGKKTLLLEKNKRLGKKLSGTGGGRCNVTNNGTLEDLLAGIPGNGRFLYSVFSQFDNHDIMNFFQENGVKLKVEDHGRVFPTTDRSQTIIKCLEMKMLENGVDIRTGTEVVSVRKIDDLFHVKTSEETFTAPQLIVTTGGKTYPSTGSTGFGHDIARHFKLEVTEIEAAESPVLTDFPHKKLQGISLDDVTLTYGKHVITHDLLFTHFGLSGPAALRLSSFVKGGEIAFLDALPTHSEQDLFEHLEANREKSVKNALGELMPDRLADFFAENYDCKVKQVPKKDLADLVTLLKALPIKITGKMSLAKSFVTKGGVDLKEINPKTLESKKVPGLHFAGEVLDINAHTGGFNITYCLATGWVAGSLHY; from the coding sequence ATGAACACAGTAGATACCATTATTATCGGAGCGGGGCCTGCTGGCATGATGGCCGCTATTTCTTCCAGTTTTTACGGCAAGAAGACCCTGCTCCTCGAAAAAAACAAGCGTTTGGGCAAGAAACTGTCTGGCACAGGTGGCGGACGTTGCAATGTGACCAACAACGGCACCTTGGAAGACCTACTGGCTGGCATTCCTGGAAATGGCCGCTTTCTTTACAGCGTCTTCTCCCAGTTTGACAACCACGACATCATGAATTTCTTTCAGGAAAATGGGGTCAAGCTCAAGGTCGAGGACCACGGCCGTGTCTTTCCGACCACCGACCGTTCCCAGACCATTATCAAGTGCCTGGAGATGAAGATGCTGGAAAATGGCGTGGACATCCGTACAGGGACTGAAGTGGTTTCCGTCCGCAAGATTGATGACCTCTTCCATGTCAAGACCAGCGAGGAGACCTTTACAGCTCCCCAGCTGATTGTCACCACTGGCGGCAAGACCTATCCTTCCACTGGCTCGACTGGCTTTGGTCACGACATTGCCCGCCACTTCAAGCTAGAAGTCACGGAGATTGAGGCCGCTGAAAGCCCCGTTCTGACCGACTTCCCCCACAAGAAGCTCCAAGGCATTTCCCTGGACGACGTCACTCTGACCTACGGCAAGCACGTCATCACCCACGACCTGCTCTTCACCCACTTTGGCCTGTCGGGACCCGCTGCCCTTCGCTTGTCCAGTTTTGTCAAAGGCGGCGAAATCGCATTTCTCGATGCTCTGCCGACCCATTCTGAACAAGATTTGTTTGAGCATTTAGAAGCCAACAGGGAAAAATCCGTCAAGAATGCCCTTGGCGAACTCATGCCAGACCGCCTAGCAGACTTTTTCGCTGAAAACTACGACTGCAAGGTCAAACAAGTTCCAAAAAAAGATCTGGCTGATCTGGTCACCCTCCTCAAAGCCCTACCTATCAAGATTACAGGCAAGATGTCCCTAGCCAAGTCCTTTGTGACCAAGGGTGGCGTTGACCTCAAGGAAATCAATCCCAAAACCTTGGAAAGTAAGAAAGTCCCTGGCCTCCACTTTGCAGGAGAGGTCTTGGATATCAACGCCCACACCGGTGGCTTTAACATTACCTACTGTTTAGCAACTGGCTGGGTGGCAGGGAGCTTGCATTACTAG
- a CDS encoding DUF536 domain-containing protein: MGIEKTVSELAEILGVSRQAMNNRVKSLPEEFVDKNDKGVTVVNRAGLIELEKIYKTTIFEDEPISDEVKHREMMEILVDEKNSEIIRLYSQLKAKDKQLAEKDEQLRVKDIQIAEKDKQLDQQQQLTLKAMADKDVLKLELEEVKAQAEGVQTKGFFARLFGR, translated from the coding sequence ATGGGAATCGAAAAAACAGTCAGCGAATTAGCTGAGATTTTGGGAGTGAGCCGTCAGGCCATGAATAATCGCGTCAAGTCGCTTCCAGAAGAATTTGTAGATAAAAATGACAAGGGTGTAACGGTAGTCAATCGTGCAGGTTTGATTGAGCTAGAAAAAATCTATAAGACAACTATTTTTGAAGATGAGCCGATTAGCGATGAGGTGAAGCACCGTGAAATGATGGAAATCTTGGTGGATGAGAAAAACTCTGAGATTATCCGTCTATACAGTCAACTAAAGGCCAAGGACAAGCAACTGGCTGAAAAGGATGAACAGTTGCGGGTCAAGGATATCCAGATTGCTGAGAAGGACAAGCAACTTGACCAGCAGCAGCAACTAACTCTCAAAGCCATGGCAGACAAGGATGTCCTCAAGCTAGAATTGGAAGAGGTTAAGGCACAAGCAGAAGGAGTACAAACCAAAGGCTTCTTTGCTCGTTTATTTGGAAGATAG
- a CDS encoding AzlD domain-containing protein — protein sequence MIKTSILLIILAAALVTWVPRVLPFVLTQNKSLPPKLVKFLSFLPITIIFALTLSSIMDEEVGTLPSLLPVESLALIPTFLVVLRTKNILLAVVVGVLTTAALRLIF from the coding sequence ATGATAAAAACTAGTATTCTACTGATTATTCTGGCGGCGGCCCTAGTGACTTGGGTGCCACGCGTCCTGCCTTTTGTACTGACGCAGAACAAATCCCTGCCTCCAAAGTTGGTGAAATTTCTCAGTTTTCTCCCCATCACCATTATCTTTGCCCTGACCCTGTCTAGCATCATGGACGAAGAAGTGGGCACACTCCCCAGTCTTCTCCCTGTCGAAAGTCTGGCCCTTATTCCGACCTTTTTGGTGGTCCTGAGGACCAAAAATATCCTCCTCGCAGTAGTGGTTGGTGTCTTGACGACAGCTGCTCTCCGCTTGATTTTCTAG
- a CDS encoding AzlC family ABC transporter permease codes for MKVQDFREGLRDAIPTALGYASIGLACGVVSVNSGISAVEMGLMSLLVYAGSAQFVICAMILVGAPLLSIAVTVFFVNLRNFLMCLHTTTIFQGNSLGSNILIGSFVTDESYAVLLRKHIEEKQIAPSWMYGNNFAGYASWVIFTTLGNLIGGLIPNPEQFGLDFALVAMFVGIFSGQLEAMARTIPLKKIGLILLAVGLAYVGLSVLVSSYVAVLLATILGCFVGEMIDDKN; via the coding sequence ATGAAAGTACAGGATTTTCGTGAGGGCTTGCGGGATGCCATTCCCACAGCTCTGGGCTATGCCAGTATCGGCCTAGCCTGCGGTGTAGTTTCGGTCAATTCAGGCATTTCTGCGGTGGAAATGGGGCTGATGAGCCTCTTGGTTTATGCTGGAAGTGCTCAGTTTGTTATCTGTGCTATGATTTTGGTTGGGGCACCCTTGTTGTCGATTGCGGTGACGGTTTTCTTTGTCAATCTGCGAAATTTTCTCATGTGCCTGCACACGACGACCATTTTCCAGGGCAACAGTTTGGGCTCCAATATCCTGATTGGCTCTTTTGTGACGGACGAGTCCTATGCGGTTCTCTTGCGGAAACACATTGAGGAAAAGCAGATTGCCCCTAGCTGGATGTACGGCAACAACTTTGCTGGTTATGCTTCTTGGGTTATCTTTACCACTCTTGGCAATCTCATCGGCGGTTTGATTCCAAATCCTGAGCAATTTGGCTTGGATTTTGCCTTGGTGGCTATGTTTGTCGGCATTTTCTCAGGTCAGTTGGAGGCTATGGCTCGGACCATTCCTTTGAAAAAAATCGGCCTGATTCTGCTAGCGGTTGGTCTGGCCTATGTCGGTCTGTCTGTGCTGGTGTCGTCCTATGTGGCGGTGCTTCTGGCGACGATTTTGGGTTGTTTTGTGGGGGAGATGATTGATGATAAAAACTAG
- a CDS encoding glycerophosphoryl diester phosphodiesterase membrane domain-containing protein translates to MKKIRRTFQKVYYNLDKILLLFFTLFSVMEFIWIPLNSWVSEGLLAMTGHAYLSPTNFFSVLSENILVTGLFILLFLVNLAIAYLELALLFSGVGQLLDQRVKHFPDYVRDMRDSMLDIIRHSSVPKVLFLLFYSVILLPFLRRILNIYYFNKIVVPQFLIDHFSNTLWLAVLIFLSFILFFWLAARFMYALPKIYFEHRSVKESIAYSWERTRGWQQVRSMGKLFWLVTLPVFLFSIGGTLLYELQLVVEKIAPQLSFLLAVFCYILLKLLYYGVVSLFMIGFISYVTGKKLPSYRRKRLCHRLRLTILAVSSLVFGMQGSLALHYPFDSLPLTISHRGVDAGNAVQNSIEALEETSQLQPDYIEMDIQETKDGQFVVMHDTDLMALTGNPGGTHDYSLAEMTTMTASENGMTAPVPSFDTYLDRADALGQKLLVEIKVTKQDSPELTKNFLKKYGQRLLAKGHQIQSLDYKTIIEVKEYSKKLVSFFILPFNSIYPTTVADGYTMEYTSLDQNFILKSWIKGKSVYAWTANDEETMTKMVMLQVDGIITDNMTELKALLEDVKVHRRYADLFFLQFQSLLYHFE, encoded by the coding sequence ATGAAAAAGATACGACGAACATTCCAGAAAGTGTATTACAATTTAGATAAGATTTTACTGCTCTTTTTTACCCTCTTTTCCGTGATGGAGTTTATTTGGATACCGCTAAATTCCTGGGTTTCCGAAGGATTGTTGGCCATGACAGGTCATGCTTATCTTTCTCCGACAAATTTTTTCTCCGTTCTCTCTGAAAATATCTTGGTGACAGGCCTCTTTATTCTTTTATTCCTCGTCAATCTAGCTATTGCCTACTTGGAACTTGCTCTGCTATTTTCCGGAGTAGGCCAGCTCCTAGACCAGAGGGTTAAGCATTTCCCGGATTATGTGAGGGATATGAGGGACAGTATGCTGGATATTATCAGACATAGCAGTGTGCCCAAGGTGCTGTTTCTCCTCTTTTATTCGGTTATTCTTCTGCCCTTTCTTCGACGGATTTTAAATATCTACTATTTCAATAAGATTGTGGTTCCCCAGTTCTTGATTGACCATTTTTCCAATACTTTGTGGCTGGCAGTCTTGATTTTCCTCTCTTTTATACTCTTCTTTTGGTTGGCAGCTCGCTTCATGTACGCCCTGCCAAAGATTTATTTTGAACACAGGAGCGTCAAAGAATCCATCGCTTATTCATGGGAGAGGACAAGGGGTTGGCAACAGGTCCGTTCCATGGGTAAATTATTCTGGCTGGTGACCCTTCCAGTCTTTCTGTTCTCAATCGGCGGCACCTTACTTTACGAACTGCAATTAGTAGTCGAAAAAATAGCTCCTCAGCTGTCATTTCTCCTAGCCGTCTTTTGCTATATTCTCCTCAAATTGCTCTACTACGGTGTTGTTTCCCTCTTCATGATTGGTTTTATCAGCTATGTGACGGGAAAGAAGCTACCTTCTTACCGACGGAAACGGCTCTGTCACCGCCTCCGACTGACCATCTTGGCAGTGTCTAGTCTGGTTTTTGGTATGCAGGGCAGTCTGGCCCTCCACTATCCCTTTGATAGCCTACCGCTGACCATTTCCCATCGCGGGGTGGACGCTGGAAATGCTGTGCAGAACTCAATTGAGGCTCTGGAAGAAACCTCTCAGCTCCAGCCAGACTACATTGAGATGGACATTCAGGAAACCAAGGACGGTCAGTTTGTGGTCATGCATGATACAGACTTGATGGCTTTGACGGGAAATCCCGGAGGTACACATGATTATAGCCTAGCAGAGATGACTACCATGACTGCATCCGAAAATGGCATGACAGCTCCAGTCCCTTCTTTTGATACTTATCTTGATAGGGCGGATGCCTTAGGGCAAAAATTATTGGTGGAAATCAAAGTGACCAAGCAGGATTCACCAGAATTGACCAAGAATTTTCTGAAAAAATACGGACAACGTTTGTTAGCCAAGGGGCATCAAATTCAATCTCTGGATTACAAAACGATTATAGAAGTCAAAGAGTACAGTAAAAAGCTGGTATCATTCTTCATCCTCCCTTTCAACTCCATTTATCCCACGACAGTAGCAGATGGCTACACCATGGAATATACATCCTTGGATCAAAACTTTATCTTAAAGTCATGGATTAAGGGAAAATCTGTTTATGCTTGGACAGCCAATGATGAGGAAACTATGACAAAGATGGTCATGTTGCAGGTGGATGGTATCATAACGGACAATATGACGGAATTGAAAGCCTTGCTGGAAGATGTTAAGGTTCACCGCAGATATGCTGACCTCTTTTTCCTACAATTTCAATCCTTACTCTATCATTTTGAATAA
- a CDS encoding YbaB/EbfC family nucleoid-associated protein — protein sequence MMNMQQMMKQAQKLQKQMEQSQAELAATQFTGNSVQDLVTATFTGDKKLVSIDFKPEVVDADDLETLQDMTVQAVNDALSKIDDATKKKLGAFAGKLPF from the coding sequence ATGATGAACATGCAACAAATGATGAAACAGGCTCAGAAGCTTCAAAAGCAAATGGAGCAGAGCCAGGCTGAATTGGCAGCTACTCAATTTACTGGTAACTCTGTGCAGGACTTGGTCACTGCTACTTTTACTGGCGATAAAAAGTTGGTTTCTATCGACTTCAAGCCTGAGGTGGTGGATGCTGACGACCTTGAAACCTTGCAGGACATGACTGTCCAAGCAGTCAATGATGCTCTTTCAAAAATTGACGATGCCACTAAGAAAAAATTGGGTGCCTTTGCTGGTAAATTACCATTTTAA
- a CDS encoding GNAT family N-acetyltransferase yields the protein MIRISPMTEEYLHTLWKVGHRQAAPRWKEFAAPYFDDYQACATFEEFQALELYQWLQKDCVRAILVDQQPIGFVSYYWECQPTRWLEIGIEIYDDKVWGKGYGTAALQLWIDTIFQQFAELEHIGLTTWSGNKGMMRTAEKLGMTKEAHIRKVRYWQGHYHDSIKYGMLRDEWLEHKKKSSS from the coding sequence ATGATTAGGATTTCACCAATGACTGAAGAATATTTGCATACACTTTGGAAAGTTGGCCACCGTCAAGCCGCACCTCGCTGGAAGGAGTTTGCGGCCCCCTATTTTGATGACTACCAAGCCTGCGCCACTTTTGAAGAGTTTCAAGCATTGGAACTTTACCAGTGGCTACAAAAAGATTGTGTCAGAGCAATCCTGGTGGACCAGCAGCCTATCGGCTTTGTGAGCTATTACTGGGAGTGCCAGCCAACACGCTGGCTCGAAATCGGGATTGAAATCTATGACGACAAGGTCTGGGGCAAAGGATATGGCACAGCTGCTCTCCAACTCTGGATTGATACCATTTTCCAGCAATTTGCAGAGTTAGAACACATCGGGCTCACTACCTGGTCTGGCAACAAGGGTATGATGAGAACCGCAGAAAAATTAGGCATGACCAAAGAAGCCCACATCCGCAAGGTTCGGTACTGGCAAGGGCACTATCATGATTCTATCAAATATGGGATGTTAAGAGACGAATGGCTAGAGCATAAGAAAAAATCAAGTTCCTAA
- a CDS encoding YeiH family protein, giving the protein MVKENARGVVLCLVLALVGQWLGGLFPLVGGPVFALLIGMSLHSYILRKNAFQPGLTFTSKKILQYAVICLGFGLNLSAVLAVGRQSLPIILSTISFALFLAFLLWKWLPISSHLATLIGVGTSICGGSAIAATAPIIQADDEDVAQAISVIFLFNVLAALVFPTLATWLGFSTDSGQAFGMFAGTAVNDTSSVTATAATWDSLYGLGSQTLDTAVTVKLTRTLAIIPITTVLAIWQARGKGVQADKKSLLTGFPTFILYFILASLVTSLAGHFGLGRDLFAPLKTLSKFLICMAMTAIGLRTNVLALVKNGRVALLVGLACWMGVTLLTLVWQAILGIW; this is encoded by the coding sequence ATGGTTAAGGAAAATGCCAGAGGTGTGGTACTTTGTCTTGTCTTGGCTTTGGTGGGACAGTGGTTAGGTGGCTTGTTTCCATTGGTGGGTGGGCCTGTTTTTGCCCTTCTGATTGGGATGAGCCTGCATTCCTACATTTTAAGGAAAAATGCTTTTCAGCCAGGCTTGACCTTTACCTCTAAGAAGATTTTGCAGTATGCGGTGATTTGCTTGGGATTTGGATTAAACTTATCTGCGGTCCTGGCAGTCGGTCGCCAATCACTTCCGATTATTCTGTCAACAATTAGTTTTGCCTTGTTTTTGGCATTTCTGCTGTGGAAATGGTTGCCTATTTCATCTCATCTGGCGACATTGATTGGCGTAGGGACCTCTATCTGTGGCGGCTCTGCCATTGCGGCGACAGCTCCCATTATCCAGGCGGATGATGAGGATGTGGCACAAGCGATCTCGGTCATCTTTCTCTTTAATGTCTTGGCAGCTTTGGTCTTTCCGACCCTGGCAACCTGGCTTGGGTTTTCGACAGATTCGGGTCAGGCCTTTGGGATGTTCGCCGGAACGGCGGTCAATGACACCTCGTCGGTCACCGCGACAGCAGCCACCTGGGATAGCCTTTACGGACTGGGCAGTCAGACCTTGGACACGGCAGTGACGGTTAAGTTGACGCGTACCCTGGCCATTATTCCCATTACGACGGTTTTGGCGATTTGGCAAGCTCGAGGAAAGGGAGTTCAGGCAGATAAGAAGTCGCTCCTGACAGGTTTTCCGACTTTTATCCTCTATTTTATCCTAGCCAGTTTGGTGACAAGTCTTGCAGGTCACTTTGGGCTGGGAAGGGACCTATTTGCTCCACTCAAAACCCTGTCCAAGTTTCTCATTTGCATGGCCATGACAGCCATTGGCTTGCGGACTAATGTGTTGGCCCTGGTAAAAAATGGTAGAGTTGCTCTTCTGGTCGGACTTGCTTGTTGGATGGGAGTGACCCTGTTAACACTGGTTTGGCAGGCGATCTTGGGAATTTGGTAA
- a CDS encoding ATP-binding cassette domain-containing protein, which produces MQLKLSSISKKFDHKIILEDTSFQFEQGKIYGLLGRNGAGKTTLFNCIARNLTLDSGSIQFVEGEETLDYDNTDIGFTQTYPQLPAFMTAFEFVRFYMDIHKDKLKSPRNPEEWLNLVGIGEEDQHRLLKDFSHGMQNKVQLLLSLIVQPPVLLLDEPLTSFDPVAAHEFKQLIREAKKDSVIIFSTHILQLAQDLCDEIVLLHHQELQAVSSDKLHDPDFEQEIVQLLTAD; this is translated from the coding sequence ATGCAACTGAAACTTTCTTCTATTTCTAAAAAATTTGACCACAAGATTATTCTGGAGGATACCAGCTTTCAATTTGAACAAGGCAAGATTTACGGCTTGCTAGGACGCAACGGGGCTGGTAAGACAACCTTGTTTAACTGCATTGCCCGAAATCTGACCTTAGACAGTGGCAGTATCCAGTTTGTAGAAGGGGAAGAAACTCTTGACTACGATAATACGGACATCGGTTTTACCCAGACCTACCCACAACTGCCTGCTTTTATGACCGCCTTTGAATTTGTCCGTTTCTATATGGACATTCACAAGGATAAACTCAAATCTCCTCGTAATCCAGAAGAATGGCTAAACTTGGTCGGTATCGGAGAAGAAGACCAGCATCGCCTGCTCAAGGATTTTTCCCACGGTATGCAGAACAAGGTCCAGTTGCTCCTTTCCTTGATTGTCCAGCCACCTGTCCTGCTATTAGATGAGCCCCTGACTTCCTTTGACCCTGTGGCTGCCCACGAGTTTAAGCAGTTAATTCGGGAAGCCAAAAAAGATTCCGTCATTATCTTTTCCACCCACATTCTCCAATTAGCACAAGACCTCTGTGATGAGATTGTTTTGCTTCATCACCAGGAATTGCAGGCTGTTTCAAGCGACAAACTCCATGATCCTGACTTTGAACAGGAGATTGTTCAGCTGCTGACAGCAGATTAG